The sequence below is a genomic window from Serratia nevei.
GATGATCTCGTACAGCTTCACCCCTTTGTATTTCTTGAACACCTCTTCCAGCGACAGGTGAATGCCGTATCGGGCGAACATGTGCACATAGGCTTTGCTGCACAGCACTTCGCTGTCCACCAGCGTGCCGTCGCAGTCGAACAAAATGCAGTCAATCTGATTCATGCGGGACAGGTTCCTTCGGGTTAACGCCGCTGAGGCCGCTCAGCGATCACTTGATCAGGTTACGCGCCTTAAGATCGTGCAAAATCAGCGCGGCGACGTGTGAGCAGTGCGGCAAATCGCGGCTGTCGCACCACCTGAGTTCGGCGATTTCGGCGGCCGGCTGCAGCTGCCCGGTAAAGTCGGCCTGATAGCAGCGAATGCGCACCTGGGTGCCGTCCTGCTTGCCGTCCGCCGGGCCGGTGAACTCGCCGTAAAACGCGATGGAGCTCGGCAGCAGCGCCACGGTCAGCTCTTCGTCGATTTCGCGGCACAGCGCCTGTTCGTCGGTTTCACCCGCTTCGCGTTTTCCGCCCGGGACATAAAACAGCGTCTTATTGTGTGAACGCACCAGCGCCACTTTGTCATCTTTTAGCGTAATTAACGCGAGCTTATCGATAAAGGTCGAAGACATGCGGATTCCTGTTTTTTTAGCGGGTAGGGTAAGAGATGCGATAGGCCATTTTATCGGCCGTGCCGGCAAACGGCAACGCAGCGGGCGGGAACGGGGAATGAAAGCCTGTAAATACAAGCCGTTGACGCGTTTAGCCGTAAAGACGGCGAAAAAAACCTGTGACCGGCGTCAAAAGCCCCACTTTTTGTTATAGGATAGCCGGCGACTGTCCATTCCCATTTTCGGAATTCTGATAATGACCAAACCAGTATCTGGCCTTGACGCTGAGCAAGGCTTGCTTGGGCGCGTGTTTAAACTCAAGCAACATGGCACGACGGCGCGTACGGAAACGATTGCCGGTATCACCACCTTCCTCACCATGGTGTATATCGTGTTCGTTAACCCTCAAATTTTGGGCGCGGCGGGCATGGATACCCAGGCGGTATTTGTCACTACCTGTTTGATCGCCGCCTTCGGCAGCATCTTTATGGGCCTGCTGGCGA
It includes:
- a CDS encoding NUDIX hydrolase translates to MSSTFIDKLALITLKDDKVALVRSHNKTLFYVPGGKREAGETDEQALCREIDEELTVALLPSSIAFYGEFTGPADGKQDGTQVRIRCYQADFTGQLQPAAEIAELRWCDSRDLPHCSHVAALILHDLKARNLIK